Genomic DNA from Cucurbita pepo subsp. pepo cultivar mu-cu-16 chromosome LG13, ASM280686v2, whole genome shotgun sequence:
AACTCGTACTGCAATGGCAACCAGCAACGTGCAGCAATCTCACCTGTCTAAAACCATGGTCGTCGAGGTTCAGCATCAACGGCCTCTGGGCTGGCAGCTATTCTGGTAGCATTGGACGGTGCAATGGCAGCGAATTTCTCCAACAAAACGTATGAATTTATTCACTCTTGTGATTATTGTTAGgtatcacgactctccacaatagtatggtatttcttacttataaactagCACTACAGAGCCCttgaacagcctccccttaatcgagactcacaacttctttattgacatgactaagttaagggtatAGCTTTGATAGAATGTTATGAATTataactctccacaatggtatgatatttctTACCTATAAACTAGCACTATAAAGTCTCATAGAAGGCTTGTaaagccctcgaacagcctccccttagtcgagactcacaatttctttgttcgacatttgaagattctattgacatgataAGTTAAAAGCATACGTTtcataccatgttaggaatcacgaactcTTCACAACGATATGATGTTATccattttgaacataagctctcatttGTTTTGGACGATAGATTTCAAGCATAAGAAGAGAGCTAGACGAGGATTGGCCAAGCCTGGTGGTCATAGGCTCAAACCCAGCAGTATGGGGCGACGAGTGGGATTTACACGGAACCTGCTTGGAGACCCCGACCTTCCAAATCTCAGACTATTTCCGGTTAGCTCTGTACCTTTTCTGGAGGAGCGACGTGCTGCAGGCGCTTGAGAAATATGGGATGGAACCCGTGGATGGGCGGCGATATCTAGCACCGGACTTTGAATCTGTCCTCAACGTAAGCTTTGGGAAGCCTGCTCTGCGCTGCAGCCGCAACGTGAAGTATAATCTTCAGTATCAGCTGGCGGAAGTGGCTCTGTGCTTCGACAAGTGTCTTCGCCACATCAACTGCCCTTCCCAGTATTCTGCTGCCAATGGCTGTCCCCGAAATCAATTTATCCTCTGGGTAAAAAACTGATCTTTAATGCATCAGGATTAGCTAAGCAACtctaataaatggaaaaagggATGTGTATTGTGTTTACGTCTCTTAAATTAAGCTTTCTAAGTCCTCGGGTGATTCTCCAATCACCCAAATAGTTGATGTGAGATTCCATGTCGGTGggagaaaagaacaaagcatttcttataatttcttataagggtctgACAATTGTACTCGATAaaagcagataatatttgttagtagtgggcttgagagGTTACAAATGACATGTGCCAATGAAGATATTGCCCCTTAAgagatgaattgtgagattctggTGAATTTTAAGATTCTACATCGATGGAGTAGATTGATGTGAGATTCCATGTTGCCCGtagaaaagaacaaagcatttctgatgagttcttataagggtgtgaaaacctctccctaatagacgtcaTAATTATGAGACTGAT
This window encodes:
- the LOC111809119 gene encoding ribonuclease DdI-like; protein product: MANENTFFLLLTILILNVLKGYALNGIASVESNDSLNELEEMKAVPFDYYQLVLQWQPATCSNLTCLKPWSSRFSINGLWAGSYSGSIGRCNGSEFLQQNISSIRRELDEDWPSLVVIGSNPAVWGDEWDLHGTCLETPTFQISDYFRLALYLFWRSDVLQALEKYGMEPVDGRRYLAPDFESVLNVSFGKPALRCSRNVKYNLQYQLAEVALCFDKCLRHINCPSQYSAANGCPRNQFILWVKN